Proteins from a genomic interval of Qipengyuania sp. JC766:
- a CDS encoding pyridoxal-dependent decarboxylase, exosortase A system-associated, translated as MKPLGPIPPDFESVDGELAISGRTASQLVEDAGSTPLFVYSRQRLSDRMAQLREALPERLAINYAIKANPFLPVLQHMACLVDGFDIASSGELRMAQAAGLDANRISFAGPGKRDDELEAAIAAGVTLNCESEGEAERALGIAAAAGTQARMAIRVNPSFELRGSGMKMGGGAKPFGVDQDRVPALARRIIEAGADWRGLHIYTGSQALSADAIIETQGNVLDLADALAREIGGPLPKLNMGGGFGIPYFHGDEALDIAAVGAALEERFANLPASLADTYLCIELGRYLVGEAGVYLTRIVDRKVSHGTVYLVTDGGLHHQLAASGNFGTVVRRNYPSAIATRFGAEPEEEANVVGRLCTPLDRLADAAHLPWAEAGDLVAVFCAGAYGATASPAQFLGHGPAAEIVV; from the coding sequence GTGAAGCCGCTCGGTCCCATTCCGCCCGACTTCGAAAGCGTGGACGGCGAGCTCGCAATCAGTGGCAGGACCGCATCGCAACTCGTTGAGGATGCAGGGTCGACGCCGTTGTTCGTCTATTCGCGCCAGCGCCTGTCCGACCGCATGGCGCAGCTGCGCGAAGCGCTGCCGGAGCGGCTCGCGATCAACTACGCGATCAAGGCCAATCCCTTCCTCCCGGTCCTGCAGCACATGGCGTGCCTGGTCGACGGGTTCGACATCGCATCGTCGGGCGAATTGCGCATGGCGCAGGCGGCGGGTCTCGATGCGAACCGCATCAGCTTTGCCGGACCCGGCAAGCGGGACGACGAGCTGGAAGCGGCCATTGCCGCCGGGGTGACACTGAACTGCGAAAGCGAAGGCGAGGCGGAGCGAGCGCTGGGAATCGCCGCGGCTGCGGGGACGCAGGCGCGCATGGCGATCAGGGTCAATCCCTCCTTCGAACTGCGCGGGTCCGGCATGAAGATGGGCGGGGGCGCCAAGCCCTTCGGCGTCGACCAGGACCGTGTGCCCGCCCTCGCGCGCCGGATCATCGAGGCCGGGGCCGACTGGCGCGGGCTGCACATCTATACCGGCAGCCAGGCGCTGTCCGCGGACGCGATCATCGAAACGCAGGGCAATGTCCTCGACCTGGCCGACGCGCTGGCGCGCGAGATCGGCGGCCCGCTGCCGAAGCTCAACATGGGCGGGGGCTTCGGCATTCCCTATTTCCATGGCGACGAGGCGCTGGATATCGCCGCCGTTGGCGCGGCGCTGGAAGAGCGGTTCGCGAACCTGCCGGCGAGCCTTGCCGACACGTACCTGTGCATCGAACTCGGCCGCTACCTCGTGGGCGAGGCCGGCGTGTACCTGACGCGGATCGTCGACCGGAAGGTCAGCCACGGCACGGTCTACCTCGTCACCGACGGGGGGCTTCACCACCAGTTGGCCGCCTCGGGCAATTTCGGCACGGTCGTACGCCGCAACTACCCCTCCGCCATCGCCACCCGCTTCGGGGCCGAACCGGAAGAGGAAGCAAACGTTGTCGGCCGCCTGTGCACACCGCTCGACCGGCTGGCCGACGCGGCGCACCTTCCATGGGCGGAGGCGGGTGACCTGGTCGCGGTCTTCTGCGCCGGGGCCTATGGCGCGACCGCGAGCCCGGCGCAGTTCCTGGGCCACGGCCCGGCCGCCGAAATCGTCGTTTAA
- a CDS encoding XrtA/PEP-CTERM system exopolysaccharide export protein, producing MSKTNTLSKIAGLTLAPLALAGCAGGGGQQLPPATSAMMEQGPSESYVIGATDVLTVHVWRNPELGAEAIQVRPDGRITIPLVADMPAVGKTPAMLAQDIRLQLSQYIEEPLVTVIVNQPNGGFAQQVRIVGATEKPAAIPYLANMTVLDAMIAVGGLSEFAAGNRAKLIRTDRRTGTQQTYALKLGDLLKKGDSQANVLLQPGDVIIIPESMF from the coding sequence ATGTCGAAGACCAATACCCTTTCCAAGATCGCCGGGCTGACGCTGGCGCCCCTCGCGCTGGCAGGCTGTGCCGGCGGCGGCGGGCAGCAATTGCCGCCGGCGACTTCCGCCATGATGGAGCAGGGGCCGAGCGAATCCTATGTGATCGGCGCGACCGACGTCCTGACCGTCCATGTCTGGCGCAACCCGGAACTGGGCGCCGAGGCGATCCAGGTCCGCCCCGACGGGCGCATCACCATTCCGCTGGTGGCGGACATGCCCGCGGTCGGGAAGACCCCGGCCATGCTGGCGCAGGACATCCGCCTGCAGCTTTCGCAATATATCGAGGAGCCGCTGGTCACCGTGATCGTGAACCAGCCCAATGGCGGTTTCGCGCAGCAGGTGCGGATCGTGGGCGCGACGGAAAAGCCCGCCGCCATTCCCTACCTCGCCAACATGACCGTGCTCGACGCGATGATCGCGGTCGGCGGCCTCAGCGAATTCGCGGCCGGCAACCGGGCCAAGCTGATCCGCACCGACCGCCGCACCGGCACGCAGCAGACCTACGCCCTGAAGCTGGGCGACCTGCTCAAGAAGGGCGACAGCCAGGCCAACGTCCTCCTCCAGCCGGGTGATGTGATCATCATCCCGGAAAGCATGTTCTGA
- a CDS encoding XrtA system polysaccharide chain length determinant — MNEVFEDLRAALHSVWQRRWLALGIAWIVCLLGWMAIAFIPNTYESKARIFVQLDDVLAEEMGIRGGGEKEITRVRQTLTSAVNLEKVVRSTQLGANVSSEREMEGAVAGLAKAVEVKSEEDNLFELTAKIGSSSLSEAENATLAQNVVQKLIDIFREENIAGSRGDVAETVVFLDQQLEDRKRELEAAEQRRLAFESENPELIGGSDAISSRLTNLRTEIRGVDADLAAAQSALAAINGQLAGTPATLAGGPRVSTPGSANQALAQAQSQLASLQSRGLTPQHPDVVAAQRQVALLRRQAANEPDSFSGGGSQPNPAYSSLVSIKAERQANVQALQARKAALQSDLSALIASQANEPAVAAEANRISRDYEVLKDKYDELLENREKMRLRGQVENERSSFRFEVVDPPTTPRAPSAPNRPLLLLGVLFAGIAAGIGGAFVHSQLRSTFATSGRLERALDLPVLGTISQTMTDAARALKRKRLRQFAAGCGALGALCVVLLAVEFIQVGMVA, encoded by the coding sequence ATGAACGAAGTATTCGAAGACCTGCGCGCCGCGCTCCATTCCGTCTGGCAGAGGCGGTGGCTGGCGCTGGGCATCGCGTGGATCGTCTGCCTGCTGGGATGGATGGCAATCGCCTTCATCCCCAACACCTACGAATCGAAGGCGCGGATCTTCGTCCAGCTCGACGACGTGCTGGCCGAGGAAATGGGCATCCGGGGCGGCGGTGAAAAGGAAATCACCCGCGTACGCCAGACGCTGACGAGCGCGGTCAACCTGGAGAAGGTCGTCCGTTCGACGCAGCTCGGCGCGAACGTCTCCAGCGAACGCGAAATGGAAGGCGCGGTCGCGGGGCTGGCCAAGGCCGTCGAGGTGAAGAGCGAGGAGGACAACCTCTTCGAACTGACCGCCAAGATCGGCAGTTCCTCGCTCTCCGAAGCCGAGAACGCGACGCTGGCGCAGAACGTCGTCCAGAAGCTGATCGACATCTTCCGCGAGGAAAACATCGCGGGCAGCCGCGGCGACGTGGCCGAGACGGTGGTATTCCTCGACCAGCAGCTCGAGGATCGCAAGCGCGAGCTGGAAGCGGCCGAACAGCGCCGCCTCGCGTTCGAATCAGAGAACCCGGAACTCATCGGCGGCAGCGACGCGATCAGCTCGCGGCTCACCAACCTGCGCACGGAAATCCGCGGCGTGGATGCGGACCTGGCCGCAGCGCAGAGCGCGCTTGCGGCGATCAACGGCCAGCTTGCGGGCACGCCCGCCACGCTCGCGGGTGGTCCCCGGGTCTCGACGCCCGGCAGTGCCAACCAGGCGCTGGCGCAGGCGCAGTCGCAGCTGGCGAGCCTTCAGTCGCGCGGCCTGACCCCGCAGCATCCTGACGTGGTCGCTGCGCAGCGGCAGGTTGCATTGCTGAGGCGGCAGGCCGCGAACGAGCCGGATTCGTTCTCCGGCGGCGGATCGCAGCCCAATCCCGCCTACAGTTCGCTCGTCTCGATCAAGGCCGAGCGGCAGGCGAATGTGCAGGCGCTGCAGGCGCGCAAGGCCGCGCTCCAGTCGGACCTGTCGGCCCTGATCGCCAGCCAGGCGAACGAGCCGGCCGTGGCCGCCGAAGCGAACCGCATCAGCCGCGATTACGAGGTGCTGAAGGACAAGTACGACGAACTGCTCGAGAACCGCGAGAAGATGCGGCTTCGCGGACAGGTCGAGAACGAGCGGAGCAGCTTCCGTTTCGAAGTCGTCGATCCGCCGACCACGCCGCGTGCGCCGTCCGCGCCGAACCGGCCGCTGCTGCTGCTTGGCGTGCTCTTCGCCGGGATCGCGGCGGGCATCGGCGGGGCCTTCGTGCACAGCCAGCTGCGCTCCACCTTCGCGACCAGCGGGAGGCTGGAGCGTGCGCTCGACCTGCCGGTCCTGGGCACGATTTCGCAGACGATGACCGACGCGGCGAGGGCGCTGAAACGCAAGCGCCTGCGCCAGTTCGCGGCCGGGTGCGGGGCGCTCGGGGCGCTGTGCGTGGTGCTGCTCGCGGTCGAATTCATCCAGGTCGGCATGGTCGCCTGA
- a CDS encoding capsular biosynthesis protein has product MTEHRKIPLPKDGDEEARESSLFERASGTFGYDPFSPAPIEGALPDVRMKRSKRPERKVGRTPEQPAERDEPVAPVAAPAEQVRPDPVEAPAPVFEPAPQPVASQPEAAPVFAPVEFAGERHVIDRALLKEQGMIVPGGQPTALVEEFRIVKRQVLTAARKRDDAQSRRVLVSSPHPQEGKTFCSINLALSIASEREWEVLLVDADTANPSVVRRLGLTDARGLTDCLTDDALRPEDCVLGTDIPGLWVMPAGSNADGAGDYLAGSRTADVLDRLSQGNPDRIVIFDTPPALAASAAAELAKHAGQTILVARAESTGQNALEDAVDLLSACPDIKLLLNGAHFSPSGRKFGSYGGTGESST; this is encoded by the coding sequence ATGACCGAACACAGGAAGATTCCGCTCCCCAAGGACGGGGACGAAGAGGCCCGCGAAAGCTCGCTGTTCGAGCGCGCGAGCGGCACTTTCGGCTACGATCCCTTCAGCCCGGCCCCGATCGAGGGCGCGCTGCCCGACGTGCGGATGAAGCGCTCGAAGCGCCCGGAACGCAAGGTCGGACGCACGCCCGAGCAGCCGGCCGAACGGGACGAGCCTGTGGCGCCCGTCGCGGCGCCGGCGGAACAGGTCCGTCCGGACCCGGTCGAGGCACCGGCGCCCGTTTTCGAACCGGCCCCGCAGCCCGTCGCGAGCCAGCCCGAGGCAGCGCCCGTTTTCGCACCGGTCGAGTTCGCGGGCGAACGGCACGTCATCGATCGCGCGCTGCTCAAGGAGCAGGGTATGATCGTGCCAGGCGGCCAGCCGACCGCGCTGGTCGAGGAGTTCCGCATCGTGAAGCGGCAGGTCCTGACCGCCGCGCGCAAGCGGGACGATGCGCAGTCGCGCCGGGTCCTCGTCAGTTCGCCGCATCCGCAGGAAGGCAAGACCTTCTGCTCGATCAATCTCGCGCTTTCGATCGCCAGCGAGCGGGAATGGGAAGTGCTGCTGGTGGATGCCGACACGGCCAACCCGTCGGTCGTGCGCCGGCTCGGCCTGACGGATGCCAGGGGCCTGACCGATTGCCTGACCGACGACGCGCTGCGGCCGGAAGACTGCGTGCTGGGCACCGACATTCCCGGCCTGTGGGTGATGCCCGCCGGCAGCAATGCGGACGGGGCGGGGGACTACCTCGCCGGATCGCGCACCGCGGACGTCCTCGACCGGCTGTCGCAGGGCAATCCGGACCGGATCGTCATTTTCGACACGCCGCCCGCGCTCGCCGCGTCGGCAGCGGCCGAACTGGCCAAGCATGCCGGGCAGACGATCCTCGTCGCCCGCGCGGAAAGCACCGGGCAGAACGCGCTGGAAGACGCCGTCGACCTGCTGTCCGCCTGTCCCGATATCAAGCTTCTTCTCAATGGCGCCCATTTCTCTCCGAGCGGGCGCAAGTTCGGTTCCTATGGCGGGACCGGGGAGTCATCGACGTGA
- a CDS encoding preprotein translocase subunit YajC, whose amino-acid sequence MKLALIPAISAIALAAAPQPAAAQDADEQRERRVEVEPYIEASQILTAELSPGDEVVTYTQLAAGVDASVTGRNNGGSVSLRVEQNIGYDDDSLDSTSLSGVARGYATLVPNTLTVEAGGLAATTRIDGNGGTSLNPIAGDDGESTIYSGYVGPNLTTRAGPAEITANYRFGYTRVESPDVLVIDPAAGPIDVFDESTTHSANARIATGPRDPLPVGVGVGGGFFQEDVDNLDQRVRDAYVRADVTVPLSPTFAVVGGVGYEDVEVSSRDALLGDDGLPVIDSNGRFVTDTSEPRRIAFETDGLIWDVGVVWRPSTRTALEAHVGRRYDSTTYYGSFAWAPNRRSSVNVSVYDAVTGFGGTLNTALANLPTDFTAARNALTGDLTGCTVGEQGANCLGGVLASVRSSIFRSRGVSASYSRSIGRMDAGVGIGYDQREFIAAEGTILAIANGVTDESYYATAFLSGDVGNAGSFNTSIYANRLESGFLNAGDLTTYGASAGYGHQLGSNLSARAAIALDHLDSDIDDEDLTAASALLGVSLGF is encoded by the coding sequence GTGAAACTAGCCCTCATCCCCGCGATCAGCGCGATTGCTTTGGCCGCTGCGCCCCAGCCTGCCGCGGCGCAGGACGCCGACGAGCAGCGCGAGCGCCGCGTCGAGGTGGAGCCCTATATCGAGGCGAGCCAGATCCTGACCGCCGAGCTTTCGCCCGGCGACGAGGTGGTGACCTACACCCAGCTGGCCGCGGGCGTGGATGCCTCCGTCACGGGCCGCAACAATGGCGGTTCCGTCTCGCTGCGGGTTGAGCAGAACATCGGTTACGATGACGATTCGCTCGACAGCACCTCGCTGAGCGGGGTCGCGCGCGGTTACGCGACGCTCGTGCCCAATACGCTGACGGTGGAAGCAGGCGGCCTCGCCGCGACCACGCGCATCGACGGCAATGGCGGCACCTCCCTGAACCCGATCGCGGGCGATGACGGGGAAAGCACGATCTATTCCGGCTATGTCGGACCGAACCTGACGACGCGGGCGGGGCCTGCGGAAATCACCGCGAACTACCGCTTCGGCTATACCCGCGTGGAATCGCCCGACGTGCTCGTCATCGATCCGGCCGCCGGCCCGATCGACGTGTTCGACGAGAGCACCACGCACAGCGCCAATGCGCGCATCGCCACCGGTCCGCGCGACCCGTTGCCGGTGGGCGTGGGCGTTGGCGGCGGCTTCTTCCAGGAAGACGTCGACAATCTCGACCAGCGGGTGCGCGATGCCTACGTCCGCGCCGACGTGACCGTACCGCTCAGCCCGACCTTCGCGGTCGTCGGCGGGGTCGGTTACGAGGATGTCGAAGTGTCTAGCCGCGACGCGCTGCTTGGCGATGACGGCCTGCCGGTCATCGATTCCAATGGCCGCTTCGTTACCGATACCAGCGAGCCGCGCCGGATCGCCTTCGAGACCGACGGCCTCATCTGGGATGTCGGCGTGGTCTGGCGGCCCAGTACCCGCACCGCGCTGGAAGCGCATGTCGGGCGGCGCTACGATTCCACGACCTATTACGGCAGCTTCGCCTGGGCGCCCAACCGGCGCAGTTCGGTGAATGTCAGCGTCTACGATGCCGTTACCGGCTTCGGCGGCACGCTGAACACGGCGCTCGCCAACCTGCCGACCGATTTCACCGCGGCGCGCAATGCGCTGACCGGCGACCTCACGGGCTGCACCGTGGGCGAGCAGGGCGCGAACTGCCTCGGCGGGGTGCTGGCTTCGGTCCGCTCCTCCATCTTCCGCTCGCGCGGCGTGTCGGCCAGCTACAGCCGCTCCATCGGGCGGATGGATGCAGGTGTCGGCATCGGGTACGACCAGCGCGAATTCATCGCCGCCGAAGGCACGATCCTGGCGATCGCCAACGGCGTGACCGACGAGAGCTACTACGCGACCGCGTTCCTGTCCGGCGATGTCGGCAATGCGGGCAGCTTCAACACCTCGATCTACGCCAACCGGCTGGAAAGCGGATTCCTCAATGCAGGCGACCTGACGACCTACGGCGCGTCGGCGGGCTACGGCCACCAGCTGGGATCGAACCTGTCGGCTCGCGCGGCCATCGCGCTCGACCACCTGGACAGCGACATCGACGACGAAGACCTGACGGCAGCCTCGGCGCTGCTGGGCGTGAGCCTGGGCTTCTGA
- a CDS encoding XrtA/PEP-CTERM system-associated ATPase, with the protein MYERFYDLTGRPFQLTPDPSFYFESATHRKALSYLGYGMAQAEGFIVITGEVGAGKSTLVGHLMRKVDPERMTIGQIVTSNLDGAELVHVAAQSFGLDIEGHDKASALGAIEAFLQDEARAGRRSMLVVDEAQNLSVEALEELRMLSNFQLGSFPLLQILLLGQPEFRTILTDHPELEQLRQRVIATHHLSAMQPEEIGPYMEHRLEHVGWDGNPEFDPEVFAAIHAATGGIPRRVNQVANRLLLLGAVEQREQIDTAMLESVLKEMRDDRMAPASDAARDGRPQAAPAPGPVKHAMAQGAQAAEAPAATTPAPDIMPDVERMLAARDNQIAELQQAVVELSRAVDEAKGTDEIPAEIAERFAAHEARMQEHERAVRHVLTMLIEWFENGQSPREAA; encoded by the coding sequence ATGTACGAACGTTTCTATGACCTGACGGGTCGCCCGTTCCAGCTGACCCCGGATCCGTCCTTCTATTTCGAGAGCGCGACGCACCGAAAGGCGCTGTCCTATCTCGGTTACGGCATGGCGCAGGCCGAAGGCTTCATCGTCATCACCGGCGAAGTGGGGGCGGGCAAGTCCACGCTGGTCGGGCACTTGATGCGCAAGGTCGATCCGGAACGGATGACCATCGGCCAGATCGTGACCAGCAACCTCGACGGGGCCGAACTGGTCCATGTTGCCGCGCAGAGCTTCGGCCTCGACATCGAAGGGCACGACAAGGCGAGCGCGCTGGGCGCGATCGAGGCTTTCCTGCAGGACGAGGCCCGTGCGGGCCGGCGGTCCATGCTGGTGGTGGACGAGGCGCAGAACCTGTCGGTCGAGGCTCTGGAAGAACTGCGGATGCTGTCCAACTTCCAGCTCGGCTCCTTCCCGCTGCTGCAGATCCTGCTGCTGGGCCAGCCCGAATTCCGCACGATCCTGACCGACCATCCGGAACTGGAGCAGCTGCGCCAGCGGGTCATCGCCACCCACCACCTGTCGGCGATGCAGCCGGAGGAAATCGGCCCCTACATGGAGCACCGGCTGGAACATGTCGGATGGGACGGCAATCCCGAATTCGATCCCGAGGTCTTCGCAGCGATCCATGCCGCCACGGGCGGCATCCCGCGCCGGGTGAACCAGGTCGCCAACCGGCTGCTGCTGCTGGGCGCGGTCGAGCAGCGCGAACAGATCGACACCGCCATGCTGGAAAGCGTGCTGAAGGAAATGCGCGACGATCGCATGGCGCCCGCCAGCGATGCGGCACGCGACGGACGTCCGCAGGCGGCACCCGCGCCGGGGCCCGTGAAGCATGCGATGGCGCAGGGCGCGCAGGCGGCGGAAGCGCCGGCCGCGACCACGCCCGCACCCGACATCATGCCGGACGTCGAACGGATGCTGGCTGCACGCGACAACCAGATCGCGGAACTGCAACAGGCGGTCGTGGAACTGTCCCGCGCAGTGGACGAGGCGAAGGGCACCGACGAGATCCCGGCCGAAATCGCCGAGCGTTTCGCCGCGCACGAAGCGCGGATGCAGGAACACGAGCGCGCCGTGCGCCACGTGCTGACCATGCTCATCGAATGGTTCGAGAACGGCCAGTCTCCCCGCGAGGCGGCCTGA
- a CDS encoding XrtA system polysaccharide deacetylase: MKHPRIHDAEQAIVNGLSVDVEDWFQVGAFENVIDRSDWDGIALRVEDNVLRILDMFAEADVKATFFTLGWVAQRKGPLMRRIVEAGHELASHGWDHTRVFTFDRQQFADDIRKARETLEDAGGSEVCGYRAPSFSIDQRTPWAFEELAEQGYSYSSSVAPVKHDHYGWAEAPRFAFHPLPDAGLVEVPVTTAMFRGKRLAAGGGGFFRVLPYGFSRWAIRQVNRQDQRPAVFYFHPWEVDPQQPRVRNAPLRSKLRHYTNLDRMAPKLRQLILDFEWGRMDALASREADKLDRQKVAA, encoded by the coding sequence GTGAAGCACCCGCGTATCCACGATGCCGAGCAGGCGATCGTCAACGGCCTGTCGGTCGATGTCGAGGACTGGTTTCAGGTCGGTGCGTTCGAGAACGTCATCGACCGGTCCGACTGGGACGGGATCGCGCTGCGCGTGGAGGACAATGTCCTGCGCATCCTCGACATGTTCGCCGAAGCCGACGTGAAGGCGACCTTCTTCACGCTGGGCTGGGTGGCGCAGCGCAAGGGGCCGCTGATGCGCCGCATCGTGGAAGCCGGGCACGAGCTCGCCAGCCATGGCTGGGACCACACCCGCGTCTTCACCTTCGATCGCCAGCAATTCGCCGACGACATCCGCAAGGCGCGCGAGACGCTGGAAGATGCCGGCGGCAGCGAAGTGTGCGGATACCGCGCGCCCAGCTTTTCCATCGACCAGCGCACGCCCTGGGCGTTCGAGGAACTGGCCGAGCAGGGCTATTCCTATTCCTCCAGCGTCGCGCCGGTGAAGCACGACCACTATGGCTGGGCCGAAGCGCCGCGCTTCGCCTTCCACCCGCTGCCAGATGCCGGGCTGGTGGAAGTGCCGGTCACCACCGCCATGTTCCGCGGCAAGCGGCTGGCGGCAGGCGGCGGCGGATTTTTCCGCGTCCTGCCCTATGGCTTCTCGCGCTGGGCGATCCGGCAGGTGAACCGGCAGGACCAGCGCCCGGCGGTGTTCTATTTCCACCCGTGGGAAGTCGATCCGCAGCAACCGCGCGTGCGCAACGCGCCGCTGCGTTCGAAGCTGCGCCATTACACCAATCTCGACCGGATGGCGCCCAAGCTGCGGCAGCTCATCCTGGACTTCGAATGGGGCCGGATGGACGCGCTGGCCTCGCGCGAGGCGGACAAGCTCGATCGGCAAAAGGTTGCGGCGTGA
- a CDS encoding FemAB family XrtA/PEP-CTERM system-associated protein, with the protein MNAPFSPATTRIGVCDFADAALTARIDAFVAEHDGSLFHLTDWSKAVEQGTRQEATGLFAERSGAIAGWLPLTLVHSPLFGRALVSSGFGVGGGPLAVSKGVAELLCREAERLALRQSCTDIELRGGDAPAYWHCWDDKHCGFETDLAVDDEAQLTAIPRKQRAEIRKGLKNDLTVETGRSEADRAAHYAVYAESVHNLGTPVFPRGLFDAMLDRFADADILTVRHEGRPVASVLSFYHGGAVMPYWGGGTTAARGLRANERMYYELMCHARRKGMARFDFGRSKNGSGPWHYKKNWGFEPQPLRYAGWTAPGHARRDVDPTSAAYSAKIELWKKLPLGLANRIGPFIARGLA; encoded by the coding sequence GTGAATGCGCCCTTTTCCCCCGCGACGACGCGGATCGGCGTCTGCGACTTCGCTGACGCGGCACTGACCGCGCGCATCGACGCGTTCGTCGCGGAACACGACGGCTCGCTCTTCCACCTGACCGACTGGTCGAAGGCGGTAGAGCAGGGCACCAGGCAGGAGGCCACGGGCCTGTTCGCGGAACGGTCGGGCGCGATTGCCGGCTGGCTGCCACTGACGCTCGTCCATTCGCCGCTGTTCGGTCGCGCGCTGGTATCAAGCGGGTTCGGCGTGGGGGGCGGTCCGCTCGCCGTGTCGAAGGGCGTGGCGGAGCTGCTGTGCCGCGAAGCCGAGCGCCTTGCGCTGCGGCAATCCTGCACCGACATCGAGCTGCGCGGCGGCGATGCCCCTGCGTACTGGCATTGCTGGGACGACAAGCATTGCGGATTCGAAACCGACCTCGCAGTGGATGACGAGGCGCAATTGACCGCAATCCCGCGCAAGCAGCGCGCCGAAATCCGCAAGGGCCTGAAGAACGACCTGACGGTCGAAACGGGCCGTTCCGAAGCGGACCGCGCGGCGCATTACGCGGTGTATGCCGAGAGCGTGCACAATCTCGGCACGCCGGTCTTCCCACGCGGCCTGTTCGACGCGATGCTGGACCGGTTCGCGGATGCCGACATCCTGACCGTGCGGCATGAAGGCCGGCCGGTCGCCAGCGTGCTGTCCTTCTATCACGGCGGGGCGGTGATGCCCTATTGGGGCGGTGGGACGACCGCGGCGCGGGGCCTGCGCGCCAACGAGCGCATGTATTACGAACTCATGTGCCACGCGCGGCGCAAGGGCATGGCGCGGTTCGATTTCGGTCGGTCCAAGAACGGCAGCGGGCCCTGGCACTACAAGAAGAACTGGGGGTTCGAGCCGCAACCGTTGCGCTATGCCGGCTGGACCGCGCCCGGCCATGCGCGGCGCGACGTCGATCCGACCAGCGCGGCCTATTCCGCCAAGATCGAGCTTTGGAAGAAGCTGCCGCTGGGCCTCGCCAACCGGATCGGGCCGTTCATCGCGCGGGGCCTGGCCTGA
- a CDS encoding TIGR03087 family PEP-CTERM/XrtA system glycosyltransferase produces MGEILFLAHRIPFPPDRGDKIRSHHLLKALASLAPVHVGCFGETDADLAEEDALDGVSASHCLVRRAKSLPLAGLEAVMRGKPVSLTAFDHPRLRAWVADTLASRPIDTIFVFSGQMGQFVPDDFAGRVVIDLCDVDSAKFDAFGEGRMTPRAVIDRREGRLLAREEERLACRADTTLLITAEEAALFRSRLSDPAGLGIRPLPNGIDADFFDPARAVPHPDLERGGSHFVFTGQMDYAPNVDAVRWFANGVMPQLRRHHPGAVFHIVGRAPTAAVEALGQTPGVRVWGSVPDMRPFLAGADVVVAPLRIARGIQNKVLEAMAMARPVVLSPEAATGIQATDGRHFRIADGVDGFVDALNDIATDKTAANAMGKAARSFVLAEQSWPAMLAPLAQICGIEERGRDAA; encoded by the coding sequence ATGGGCGAGATCCTGTTCCTGGCACACCGCATTCCGTTCCCGCCCGACCGGGGGGACAAGATCCGCTCGCACCACTTGCTGAAGGCTCTTGCGAGCCTCGCGCCCGTACATGTCGGCTGCTTCGGGGAAACCGACGCGGACTTGGCGGAGGAAGATGCCCTCGACGGCGTCAGCGCGTCCCATTGCCTGGTCAGGCGAGCGAAGTCCCTGCCGCTGGCGGGGCTGGAAGCGGTCATGCGCGGCAAGCCGGTCAGCCTGACCGCCTTTGACCATCCGCGACTGCGCGCATGGGTGGCGGACACGCTGGCCAGCCGCCCGATCGACACGATCTTCGTCTTCTCGGGGCAGATGGGCCAGTTCGTGCCCGACGACTTCGCGGGCCGGGTGGTGATCGACCTGTGCGATGTCGACAGCGCGAAATTCGATGCGTTCGGGGAGGGCCGCATGACGCCACGCGCCGTCATCGACCGGCGCGAAGGGCGGCTGCTCGCGCGCGAGGAAGAACGCCTCGCCTGCCGCGCGGATACGACGCTGCTGATCACGGCGGAGGAGGCGGCCCTGTTCCGCTCGCGCCTGAGCGATCCTGCCGGTCTCGGCATCCGGCCATTGCCGAACGGTATCGACGCGGATTTCTTCGACCCGGCCAGGGCCGTGCCGCATCCCGATCTGGAGCGTGGCGGCTCGCATTTCGTCTTCACCGGACAGATGGATTACGCACCCAATGTGGACGCGGTCCGCTGGTTCGCGAACGGCGTCATGCCGCAGCTTCGCCGGCACCACCCGGGCGCCGTGTTCCACATTGTGGGGCGGGCACCCACTGCCGCCGTCGAGGCGCTCGGGCAAACGCCCGGCGTGCGCGTCTGGGGCAGCGTGCCCGACATGCGGCCTTTCCTTGCCGGCGCGGACGTGGTGGTCGCGCCGCTGCGGATCGCGCGCGGGATCCAGAACAAGGTGCTGGAAGCGATGGCCATGGCCCGGCCGGTCGTCCTCAGCCCGGAAGCCGCGACCGGCATCCAGGCAACGGACGGGCGCCACTTCCGCATTGCCGACGGAGTCGACGGCTTCGTGGACGCGCTGAACGATATCGCCACGGACAAGACCGCCGCGAATGCGATGGGCAAGGCCGCGCGGTCCTTCGTCCTCGCGGAGCAGAGCTGGCCCGCCATGCTCGCGCCGCTCGCGCAGATCTGCGGCATCGAGGAACGGGGCCGCGATGCCGCCTGA